In Halorhabdus tiamatea SARL4B, a genomic segment contains:
- the carB gene encoding carbamoyl-phosphate synthase large subunit, whose translation MTAEDQPTILLIGSGPIKIGQAAEFDYSGAQACRALQEEGARVVLVNSNPATIMTDPEMADKVYLEPINTEAIAEIIRKEKPDGVIAGLGGQTGLNVTAELAEEGVLEEHDVDVMGTPLDTIYATEDREQFRKRMEKIDEPVPASTTIKSMDEVEAAVEEVGGLPVIMRTTYTLGGQGSGVIGDMDELKEATRKGLRLSRDDRVMITESIDGWIELEYEVMRDADDSCIIICNMENLDPMGIHTGESMVVTPSQVIPDEGHQEMRDTALKVIRELEIHGGCNIQFAWRDDGSPGGEYRVVEVNPRVSRSSALASKATGYPIARVTAKVAMGKRLHEIENEITGETTAAFEPAIDYVVTKVPRWPIDKFQDVDFELGPAMKSTGEAMSIGRTFEESLLKALRSTEYDPAVNWAEIDDDDLESEYLVRPSPDRPYAMFEAFERGYSVEEVAELTEIKEWYVQRYKRIADAAEAASNGDLDLAAEAGFTDHEVATLASGGAFDDTHASWLPDRLLDERGVVSEDDATPQADGGTGAVDEVTVEDVEDAAPARSFKQVDTCAGEFEASTPYYYSAREPLSGLERNEVQVDPDVESVVVVGGGPIRIGQGVEFDYCSVHAVRALEEAGIDAHVVNNNPETVSTDYDTSDGLFFEPITAEEVADVVEETGADGVMVQFGGQTSVDIGHPLEAELDRRGLDAEIMGTSVDAMDLAEDRDRFNRLMDDLGIAQAEGGTATSETEALELARDIGYPVLVRPSYVLGGRAMEVVYNDDDLRTYIEEAVRVSPDKPILVDDFLADAIELDVDAVADGDDILIGGVMEHVETAGVHSGDSACMIPPRSDEIEDVMARIREVAEQIAAALETVGLLNVQLAVRDGEVYVLEANPRSSRTVPFVSKATGVPIAKIAAKVMAGADLDELDVDEQQPEQVSVKEVVLPFDRLPGSDPRLGPEMKSTGEVMGTAGSFGKAYQKAQMAVDKPIPLEGTAIVDLPIVGYEEHFETRDLEDFDSQDDVEAALRNGEIDLVVSRNRDVLEVCVEESITYFSTIASAKAALEAIESDDQPLSVQDIATRPKTTRQWGGN comes from the coding sequence ATGACAGCTGAGGACCAACCGACGATTCTGCTGATCGGGAGCGGCCCGATCAAGATCGGCCAGGCCGCGGAGTTCGACTACTCCGGCGCACAGGCGTGTCGCGCGCTTCAGGAAGAGGGCGCGCGTGTCGTCCTGGTCAACTCGAACCCGGCGACGATCATGACCGACCCGGAGATGGCCGACAAGGTCTATCTCGAACCCATCAACACGGAGGCCATCGCCGAGATCATCCGCAAGGAGAAACCCGACGGCGTGATCGCGGGGCTCGGCGGCCAGACGGGACTGAACGTGACCGCTGAGCTTGCTGAAGAGGGAGTCCTCGAGGAACACGACGTCGACGTCATGGGCACCCCCCTGGACACCATCTACGCGACGGAGGATCGCGAGCAGTTCCGAAAGCGCATGGAGAAGATCGACGAGCCGGTCCCCGCCTCGACGACGATCAAGAGCATGGACGAGGTCGAGGCGGCCGTCGAGGAAGTCGGCGGGCTCCCCGTCATCATGCGGACGACCTATACGCTCGGTGGGCAGGGTTCGGGCGTCATCGGTGACATGGACGAACTCAAGGAAGCCACACGCAAGGGGCTGCGACTCTCCCGGGACGACCGCGTGATGATCACCGAGTCCATCGACGGCTGGATCGAACTCGAGTACGAGGTGATGCGCGACGCCGACGACTCCTGTATCATCATCTGCAACATGGAGAACCTGGATCCGATGGGGATCCACACCGGGGAGTCGATGGTTGTCACGCCTTCCCAGGTCATCCCCGACGAGGGCCACCAGGAGATGCGCGACACGGCGCTGAAAGTGATCCGGGAACTCGAGATCCACGGCGGCTGTAACATCCAGTTCGCCTGGCGCGACGACGGGTCGCCCGGCGGCGAGTACCGCGTCGTCGAGGTCAACCCTCGCGTCTCTCGCTCGTCGGCACTCGCATCGAAAGCGACGGGCTACCCGATCGCCCGCGTGACCGCGAAGGTCGCGATGGGCAAGCGCCTCCACGAAATCGAAAACGAGATCACCGGCGAGACCACCGCGGCCTTCGAACCGGCCATCGACTACGTCGTCACGAAAGTTCCCAGGTGGCCGATCGACAAGTTCCAGGACGTCGACTTCGAACTCGGCCCGGCGATGAAGTCGACCGGCGAGGCGATGTCCATCGGCCGGACCTTCGAGGAGTCACTGCTGAAGGCGCTGCGCTCGACGGAGTACGATCCGGCGGTCAACTGGGCCGAGATTGACGACGACGACCTCGAATCGGAGTATCTCGTCCGCCCGTCGCCCGATCGGCCCTACGCGATGTTCGAGGCCTTCGAACGCGGGTACTCGGTCGAAGAAGTCGCCGAACTGACCGAGATCAAGGAGTGGTACGTACAGCGGTACAAGCGGATCGCCGACGCCGCCGAGGCAGCGAGTAACGGCGATCTCGACCTCGCGGCCGAAGCCGGCTTCACCGACCACGAGGTCGCGACGCTCGCGAGCGGTGGCGCGTTCGATGACACACACGCCTCCTGGCTGCCCGATCGGTTGCTCGACGAGCGTGGCGTCGTCTCCGAGGACGACGCGACGCCGCAGGCCGACGGCGGGACGGGCGCAGTCGACGAGGTCACTGTCGAAGACGTCGAAGACGCCGCGCCCGCCCGGTCGTTCAAACAGGTCGACACCTGTGCCGGCGAGTTCGAGGCCTCGACGCCGTACTACTACTCCGCGCGGGAACCCCTCTCGGGGCTCGAGCGCAACGAGGTTCAGGTCGACCCGGACGTCGAGAGCGTCGTGGTCGTCGGCGGCGGCCCGATCCGGATCGGCCAGGGCGTCGAATTCGACTACTGTTCGGTCCACGCGGTCCGCGCACTCGAAGAGGCCGGCATCGACGCCCACGTCGTCAACAACAACCCCGAGACGGTCTCGACGGACTACGACACGAGCGATGGGCTGTTCTTCGAACCGATCACCGCCGAGGAAGTCGCCGACGTGGTCGAGGAGACCGGGGCCGACGGCGTGATGGTCCAGTTCGGCGGCCAGACGTCGGTCGACATCGGCCACCCGCTGGAGGCCGAACTCGACCGCCGTGGGCTCGACGCCGAGATCATGGGCACCTCTGTCGACGCGATGGACCTGGCGGAGGATCGCGACCGCTTCAACCGCCTCATGGACGACCTCGGCATCGCCCAGGCAGAGGGAGGCACGGCGACCAGCGAGACCGAGGCACTCGAACTCGCGCGTGACATCGGCTATCCGGTGCTCGTCCGGCCGAGCTACGTGCTGGGTGGACGGGCGATGGAAGTCGTCTACAACGACGACGACCTCAGGACATACATCGAGGAGGCTGTCCGGGTGAGTCCGGACAAGCCGATCCTCGTCGACGACTTCCTCGCGGACGCCATCGAACTCGACGTCGACGCCGTGGCCGACGGCGACGATATTCTCATCGGCGGTGTCATGGAACACGTCGAGACAGCCGGGGTCCACTCGGGCGACTCGGCGTGTATGATCCCGCCACGCAGCGACGAGATCGAGGACGTCATGGCGCGGATCCGCGAGGTGGCCGAACAGATCGCCGCAGCGCTCGAGACGGTCGGCCTGTTGAACGTCCAGCTCGCGGTCCGGGACGGCGAAGTGTACGTCCTCGAAGCGAATCCGCGCTCCTCGCGGACGGTCCCGTTCGTCTCGAAGGCGACGGGCGTCCCGATCGCGAAGATTGCCGCGAAAGTGATGGCAGGTGCAGATCTCGACGAACTCGACGTCGACGAACAACAGCCCGAACAGGTCAGCGTCAAGGAGGTCGTCCTGCCGTTCGACCGCCTCCCCGGTTCGGACCCGCGTCTCGGCCCCGAGATGAAGTCCACGGGCGAGGTCATGGGCACGGCCGGTAGCTTCGGGAAGGCCTACCAGAAGGCACAGATGGCCGTCGACAAGCCAATCCCCCTCGAGGGGACAGCGATCGTCGACCTGCCGATCGTCGGCTACGAGGAGCACTTCGAGACGCGCGATCTCGAGGACTTCGATTCCCAGGACGATGTCGAGGCAGCACTTCGGAACGGCGAGATCGACCTCGTGGTCTCGCGTAACCGCGACGTGCTGGAGGTCTGCGTCGAGGAGTCGATCACCTACTTCTCGACGATCGCCAGCGCCAAAGCGGCCCTGGAGGCCATCGAATCAGACGATCAGCCACTCTCGGTCCAGGACATCGCGACCCGGCCGAAAACGACTCGGCAGTGGGGCGGCAACTGA